A window of Cellulosimicrobium protaetiae genomic DNA:
GGTTCTCGCACGTCGCTCGTGGCATGGGGCAGCGACCGAGAATATCGGGATGGGTCTCCCGGGCGCCTTGTGCGTTCAACGACCCGACCAGCCCATCCTTGGGTGGGGCAGGACGAACATACCCGGACGAACGCGGCGGACGCCAGCGCGTCCGATGTTTGCGAAACGGCCCGTGAAATGCGATGGAAGTGCATTGTTCGGGGTACGCCGAAAAAGGGCCTGAATTCCCCTGGGAACGACGGCACGCAGAGGTGAGGCTGCCGATGGCGTCGTTCGAAAGGGAGACTAACAAAGTGCCGGAGGGGTGGCGAGGGCCGTCCGTGGACTCGTCGGCCCCGGTGCTCAGATCGGTGACAGGCAGCTGTCACCGACGTGCTGCGACGGTGGGTCCATGAACAGCCACGACACCTCGGCACAGCCCCTGCACGTCGTCCTCGTCCCGGGATTCTGGCTCGGCGCCTGGGCGTGGGACGACGTCGTCCCCCACCTCGAGGCCGCCGGCCTCGTCCCGCACGCCGTGACCCTCCCTGGCATGGACCCCGCCTCCACGACGCAGGACCGTGCGCACGTGACGCGCGACGACCACGTCGACGCGGTCGCGCAACTCGTCGACGGTCTCGACGGACAGGTCGTGCTCGTGGGGCACAGCGGCGGCGGGCCGGTCGTGCAGCAGGTCGCGGACCGCGACCCGGCGCGCATCGAGCGGATCGTCTACGTGGACACCGGCCCCCTCGTCGACGGCGCCGCCCTCTCCCCCGACCTCCCGGCGGACGCCGCGGAGGTCCCGCTGCCCGGCTGGGACGTGCTGGGGGAGGACGGGTCCAGCCTCGACGGCCTGGACGACGCGGCGCTCGCGCGGTTCCGCGAGCGCGCGGTCCCGACCCCGGGGTCGGTGGCCCGGGGACCGGTGCACGTGTCGAACCCGGAACGCCTGCGCGTCCCGACGACCGCGATCTGCTCGTCGATCCCGTCGGCGGTGCTCGCCGAGCTCGCGAACCCCGGACCGCCCCTGCACACCGAGCTCGGCGAGCTCACGGACCTCA
This region includes:
- a CDS encoding alpha/beta fold hydrolase, whose amino-acid sequence is MNSHDTSAQPLHVVLVPGFWLGAWAWDDVVPHLEAAGLVPHAVTLPGMDPASTTQDRAHVTRDDHVDAVAQLVDGLDGQVVLVGHSGGGPVVQQVADRDPARIERIVYVDTGPLVDGAALSPDLPADAAEVPLPGWDVLGEDGSSLDGLDDAALARFRERAVPTPGSVARGPVHVSNPERLRVPTTAICSSIPSAVLAELANPGPPLHTELGELTDLTYVDLPTGHWPMFSRPRDLAAAVVDAVS